From the genome of Streptomyces sp. NBC_01304:
CAATCAAGTCTTCCTGTGCTTGAGATAAGTCGCTACTTAATCACGCAGTCGAGCGCTATCGTCCTCTTGTTGAATCCCTTAGCTCCTGAATGTCTGTAGCTGGCCATGTACGTGAGCCTCGGTCGCACGCTGGTGGGCACGCCGCACCGTGGAATAGACCCTTGGGTCCTGTGTGATCGCATCCTGTGCGCGCGTTGGTCAGGAACTGGAGCCGACTGGCGGCCCCAGCCTTAGGCCGTTTCTGATGGCTCTTGGACGGTGTCGTGTAGCCAGATGGCGATGGCGGCGACGGTCAGGGTGCCGTTGAAGATGTAGTCGCGTTTGTCGTACCTGCTGGCGACCGCACGGAACTGCTTCCACTTGCTCACGCATCGCTCGACGGCGCTGCGGTGGCGGTACTGGTCCTTGTCGAAGGCTGGGGGACGGCCGCCCGCCCGGCCTTGCCGGCGGCGACGCTCGCGCTGGTCACGGGGCTGGGCGATGGTCGCCTTGATGTGCCGACGCCGCAGGTAGGCGCGGGTGTCGCGGCTGGAGTACGCCTTGTCACCGCGCAGGCGGTCTGGGCGGATGCGGGGGCGGCCCGGCCCGCTCCGCCTGATGCGCAGGCTCTCCAGCACGGGGACGAGCATGGGGTTGTCGCCCCGCTGGCCGGGCGAGGTCTGCCAGACCAGCGGGCGGGCCCGGTCGTCGGCCAGCAGATGGACCTTGCAGGTCAGTCCGCCCCGCGAGCGCCCCAACGCCTCACGCCCATCTGCCTCCACACGCGCTCCGCCCCCTTTTGCGGGAAGTCACGCGGCGGCTGATGCCGGGCCCCCGCCGCATGCTGATGCGCCCGGCACGAGGTGGAGTCGATGTTCACCGCCCACTCAGCGCCCTTCTGCGCGGAGCGGGCCAGCGCCCCATCCGGGTCGGACGCATCGGCCTCGATCTGCAGCTCGGCCAGGATCCGCTGCCAGGTTCCGTCCGCCGACCAGCGGCGATGCCGCTCATACACGGTCTGCCAGGGCCCGTATCGCTCGGGCAGATCGGGCCACGGCACCCCAGTGCGGGCCCGGTACAGCACTCCGTTGACCACCCTGCGGTGATTCGCCCACTGCCCACCAGGGCTGCCGTTCACCGGCAGCAACGGCTCAACCACTCGCCACTGCGCATCAGTCAATTCATGGCGTCGCACCATACGACACGCATGCCCAGCCCCAACGCTGATCCACCCACCCAGCAAGAGCCATCAGAAACGACCTAGGGCTCGCGCGAGAACTGCGTGGTGATGTCCGAGAAGTCCCCTGCTGACTTGTGGTAAGCCCGCAGGGTGCTGACTGAGGGCGAGATCGCTTCGCGATTCACGAGGATCCGCCCGTTTCTGGACGAGCGGCAACGACGGTTGTGGTTGGGGTCGGAGGCTGCTGAGCTGGGTGTTTCCGGTGTCGCGATTGTGGCGCCGGACGGCCGGATGCGCGGGCCCGGTGGTGGCCGCCCGGCGGTGACCGATCTCGATGCCGGGCTGACGCCGGCCCAGCGGGAGCTGGTCGATCCCGAGACCCGGGGGATCCGATGTCGCCGTTGTGCTGGACGACCAAGTCGACTGCGCACCTGGCTGGGGCACTGACCGAGGGCGGTCATCCGGATTCGGCGCGGACAGTGGCCGGGTTGCTCAAGGCTGAGGGGTACTCGCTGCGGGGCAACGTCAAGACCATGGAGGGTAGGCAACATCCCGACCGGGACGCAGAGTTCAGGTACATCAACGAGCAGATGACGGCGTTCACCGCTGCCGGGGATCCGGCGATCAGCGTGGACTGCAAGAAGGAGCTGATCGGGAACTTTGCCAACGGCGGCGCCGAGTAGGCCCCCGCCGGACGCCGGGAGGAAGTGTCCGTGCATGACTTCCCCGATCGGGAGCTCGGCAAGGCGGCGCCCTACGGGGTCTACGACCTGGCGACGAACACCGGCTGGGTGAACGTGGGGATCGGGGCGTACACCGGAGCATTCGCGGTCGCCTCGATCCGTGGCTGGTGGACCCAGGTCGGGAGCTCTGCCTATCCGCAGGCTCGGCGGCTGCTGATCACCGCAGATGCCGGCGGGTCGAACGACGCGCGGCTAAGGCTGTGGAAGACCGAGCTGGCCGCCTGCGCCCCCTACTTGAGGATGGGCCGGGTAGGTTCTGGGTTGGTGCCGTAGGGATGGGCGCGGTGTGCTGCGGCGCCGCGGACTTGACACATGGGCAGACGTGGCTCGCTCTGTGGAAGATGAGCAGTGCGCCGCCTGCTGCGAGCAGGACGCCGGCGTCGGCCGTACCGCGGATACGTCATCTGCTTGTCTCCCTTGGGCGTCGTCCGGATCGGTGGAGCCGCCGGTCAGATCGACTGGGTGGCCATGCCGTGGACGAACCACACGAGCCAAAGCACGGGCAGCACGCCGACGTATGCGAGGGGGCGCTTGTGGACCGGCCTGCCTTCGTCCAGAGCCTGTTGTCCGTAGCCCGGCTCCGGGGGAGGCAGGGCTCGGACCTTCCGGTAGGAGACGAGGTTGGACAGGAGGGCGAAGGGCGCGAAGAGGAGCAGCGAGAGCGGGCTCCACCAGCCCTGCCACAGCGTCTGGGTCGTCGCCGTCCGGATCATTTCGATGCCGCAAGTCCGGCACAGCGCCTCGTCCACCTTGATGAACCGCATGAAGAAGAGGAGGCCTTGGTGGGCCCGGACGACGGTGTGCGTGAAGCTCTGGGCGCCGCACACCGTGCACCCCAGAGCGGGTGCGGGGGGCCACGGGCCGATTCCCGGGGCGGGAGCGGGCCAGCCGGCGTGCGGTCCTGGGTATCCGGCATTTGTTCCGTAGGGTGCTCCGCCTTGGGCGGCCGGGTAGCTGGGATAGGGCTGCTGAGTCATCGGTGTGCCTTCACGTCGATGGGTGGTGTGACAGTCGCGTCGGGGCGGAAGCCGTCCTGGAACTCGGGGTGTCGGGAAAAGGTGCTGAATGCCACACACCGAAGGACCCAGCCGAGTGCATCCATCTGGCCGCCGAAGTAGCCGGAGGGGTCCCGGAGGGGCGCGTGCCGGGTCTCGAACTCGGCGAGGGCGTCCTCGATGCCGGCCAAAGCCTTGATCTCTGCGCCGCAGCCATGGGCCGCGACCTCCGCCAGGCGTTTGTGCAGGAAGACGCACAGTGCACGGTCTCGCTCGACCCTCAGCGCCGCTGTCTCGTGCTCGGGGAGGGCGGGCATCTCGAAGCGCATGCTCACTGCGAGTCCACCATCCGGTACTCGCGGCCGATCACCGATGCCGTGCCGGACTCGGGCAGGCGGGCGATGAGCATGCCCTCGTAGGTGTTGACGACCGCGTCACGCGGAAGGGGGTTGAAGACCGACTCGTCCGTGTTGGGACTGATGTCGTAGTCCATCGCGTGTTCGGGCTTGAGTTCGTACGTGCTCTTGTGGGCGGTGGGAGACACGGTCAGTGCCCCGCCGCCCTTCAGCCTCAGGGAGTACGTGCGGGTGAAGCGCGGCTCGATCTCGGCGTAGGTCGTGGTCGCGAAGCGGGAGTTCTTCCCGCTGTTGCGGTCACGGTGGATCTTGAGGGCGCTCTTGGCGACCGCCGTGGTGTGGGAAAGCTTGGAGCCGGTCTGCTTGCCGCCCGTGACGAAGAGGTCCTCGAATGCGTGCCGGACGCTGTCCGGGGCGAGGGTCCCCGAGGTGTGGGTGGCGGAGACTTCTGTGGCCAGGCCGCTGCGGCTCGTGTCGATTTGAGGGAGGTCTTCGGTGCGGACCGCCGCCACGAGCTTCCAGGAACCGTCGACCTGGTCGAATATCAGCAGCGCTGAAGGGCTGCTGCCCTTGCTGAGGCCTTTCGCGACGGCCCGCGCGGCGAACCAGTCCGCACCCGCGGGTATGTAGTAGCGGCGCTGCTGGTAGTAGAACGGCTTCCCATACTTCTGACGCTCCTCGGCCGTCCCGGTCTTGAGCTCGGTGTAGTCGGCCTTGCTCTGCTCGTAGACCTGCCCGCCTTCGACCGTGCCGAGGAGTTTCGCGTCCCGCGCCTTGTTCGCACGGTTGTTGACCGACACGTACCGGTCGAGGATCTTGCTGGCTTGGGCCTCGCTCACGGCTCCCTTCGGGGCAGGGCTGGCGGTGGCACTGGGCTTGTTTCCCTGGTCGCTGGCCTGTGTGTCTTCGTTGACGGGTCCGCAGGCGGCAACGGCGGCCGCGGTGCCCACGGCGATGGTGACCAGCGCGAGGCGCTGCAGCCGTCGGGACTGCGCGGAGCGGACTGGGGTACGGCGAGAGGGCACTTGTTTCCTCCTGAGGGTTGCTTCACGGGGGGTGCGGGCGGCCGCGGTACTCGAGCTGGCGGGCTCGATGCGAGGCGTCATGGCTGGTGGTGTCATGGAGGGCTCCCGTAGAGGCCGATGCTCTCGGAGGCCCTGATCACCTGGTGGTCCTGGTTGATCGCCCGGCTGTCGTTCGCGACCAAGAGGAGCCGACCGGCGATCTGGCCGGCGCGGACTGGGGTGTTGGCGTGGAGGTCGGTGGTGGCGGCCACGGTCGGCAGGGTGGTGATGGTGCGCAGGAGCGCGGGGTCGAGCGCTCCGTCGCGTCGCGGCAGGAGTGCGACCTTCGTGACGTGGGCGCGTCGCTGCGGCGGGGCTTCGTAGCGTTGGCCGGCGGTGAGCAGCAGGGCGGTGTCCCGGATGGGGTCGTGGCCGGTGGCCCGGCGCAGTACGTCGGAGGCGAAGTCGGCGTGGGGGCTGGTGCGCAGGGACAGCAGGGCTGGTCCGCGGTCGAGGATGAAGGTGACCGTGGCGTCGGCGGGGCCGTAGTGCACGCCCAGGGCGGTGAGCGCGCGCATCGTGTAGAGGGCGAGGGCACGGGCGAGCAGCCCGTGCCGGCTCAGCAGGTCGGTGCGGACGACCTGTTGGTCGGGGGTGCGGATCTCGGACCAGATCGCGCTGATGGAGTGCTCGGGGCTGCCGTCGGGGCCGGGGCCGGTCAGGGTGTGGATGCGGTACTGGGTGCCGGTGAGGTGTTCGCGCAGCACGAGTGGCTGGTTGGTGGAGTGCCGGAGGTGGGCCCAGGCGTAGGCGATGTCGTCGGGGGTGCGGCAGTAGCGCGCCGGGTGTGGGTGGTCAGGGTTGGGGTGCTGGAGGACGAGTCCGGTCACTTGAGTGAAGGCGGCCCATTTCAGGGCGTTGGCCAGGCGGGAGGTGCGGATACTGCGCGGGGCGGTGATGCCCGAGTCGAGGAGCGCGGCGGTGGTGAAGCCGGTGTCGCGGCGGATGTAGGCGCTCTCCGGGGCGTTGCCAGGCAGGTGGAGGCGGTCGGCGAGGCGGTCGGCGAGTTCGGCGCCGGCCGGTGATCCGGCGATGACGGCCTGGACGCCAAGGTGAGCGAGGCGGGCGGCGGTGCGGCGCAGGCCGCCGCGGTGGGTGAGGTGCCTGAGGTAGCCGTCGGTGTCGGCGGGCGGGCGGGCGGTAGGCGTGCTGACCGCCACGGTGTTCCAGCCGTGCCGGGCCAGCGCGGGCAGGTACAGGTCGCCGGCGCCGGCAGGGCTGATGACGGCGGCCGTCCCGCTGCGGTGCGCGGGCGGGGCCGCCGTGGGGGCGGGGGCGGCGAGGGCCATGGCGTGATGCTCCTGGGACGTGATCGGGTGGGGCTCAGAGTCAGGCGACGCAGGCGGTGGTGGTGATGGCGGGCTGGATGTGGATGCGGTTGCGATCTTCGACCTGACGCAGGCGTTGGAGGCAGGTGTCCGGGTCGGGACCGGTGACGACGGCCAGGGCGATGCGGTCGCGCACGGTGGCGTGGTCTCCGGAGGTGACGTGGTCGCCGGGGTCTGCGGTCCAGGTGAACCGGTCGAGCCAGGCCGCCGTCATGCGGGTGGTCATGGTCGTGATCTGGCCGGCGACGGGCGGGTAGAAGAGTTCGACGGCGGCGGACTGGCTCTGGCTGGGGACCAGTTCGGGGTCGGCGCCCATGGCGAGGTCGGCGGTGATCTGCGGGAGGTTCAGGCCCGTCGCCAGGTGGACCAGGTGCGGGATGAGGTCGCCGCCCAGGCGGGCGTTGATCTCGATGAGGCGGGGGCCCTGCCCGGTGAGGCGCATCTCGACGTGCATGACGCCGCTGGTGATGCCGACTGCGGTCAGAGCGGCCCGGGCGACGTCACGGATCTGCGGGTCGGCCAGGAGGGGGTCGGTGGCGTCGACGAGGTGGCCGCTCTCCAGGAACGCGGGTTCGCTGACGAGGTACTTGCGGGTGACCGCCGCGATGTGGACGGTGCCGTGGCCCAGGACGACGCACTCGACGCTGATCTCGGGTCCGTCCAGATACTCCTCGACCAGCACGCCGGGGGTTCCGGTGTGCTCGATGCCGAACAGTCCCGCTGACTTGGCCGATTCGAAGGCGGCGCGGACCTGCTCGGGGGTGTCGGCGCGGTGGACGCCGGCGCTGCCGGCCAGGGAGCGCGGCTTGATGACGACTGGTCCGTCGAGCAGTACGGCGTATTCGACGGCGGTCTCTGCGCTCGTCACCAGGTACGAGCGGGCGGAGGGAACGCCCGCGGCGGCGAGCAGGGAACGGGTGAGGTATTTGTCGCGGCAGGCGGCAACGGCGGCGGGGGTGTTGCCGGGGAGCATGAACTGTTCGGCCAGCTGCGCGGCGAGCTCGACGTGGTTCTCCGCGTAGGTGAGGACTCCGGCAACTCCTCGGCCGTCGGCGAGCATGCGCACGGCCCTGGTCACGGCGGCGCGGTCGGCAAGGTCGACGCTGAGCGTGGTGTCGGCCAGGTCGCGGGCCCACTGCGGCGGCTTGGCATCAAGCAGGGCGACAGGGTGGCGTGCAGCGATGTGCTCGAGGGTGTAGCCGCGCCAGATGCGGCTCCCGGCGCCCAGCACCACCAGCAGCGGCCCAGGCTCATCGGTCCAAGTGGGCTGCTCCTGCCGTGTGTTGAGGCCGTAAGGGTGCAGGTCGCGGCTCGTCCTGCTGGAGCTTCGGCCGGGGCCGGGCACGTTCATGGGCAGACTTCCGTTCACGTTGGTCGGGGAAGGGGCGTGCGAGCGCCCCTCGGGGGCGTGGCCCGGCGCGCCCGGAGTGGCGGCGGGCCGGGTGGCTGCTGTTGAAGTGGCGGGAGGCGGGCATGCCGACCCGGGGGCAATGACGCTGCTGGCGCGGTCTCGTGGGATGCCCCTGGGCCCGAGGGCGGTCCGCTCGCCGGGCGGAGGTCAGGCGATGGCCGCGTACTTCCAGGAGATCCAGCCCCAGGCGCCCTTGTGGTAGCCGGTGCGGACCTTGCCGTAGTACCAGTACTTCTTGCCGTCCTTGCTGAGCCAGGTGCACTTCATGTTGATCACCGTGCCCTTGGCGAGCTGGCCCTTGGAGTAGTAGCCGGTGCCCGGCCCGTTGCGGAGGTTGACGTTGCTTTTGATCGTCTTCCAGTTCCCGATGGCGCCACCCGCATTGCAGGCCGAGGAGCCGACCGCGCTCGCGGACGGCGCGGCCATCAGGGTGGCGGCCGCTCCCATGGCCATCGTCGCGGCCGCGATTCCAAGCCGTCGGGTCCGCCGGGCCGTGGGCCGTGTGGACGTCATGTCGGTGCTGTTCATGTGCGTGCCTTTCGTAATGGCGGCGGGAGGCATGGCGGCACCGTCCTTGGTTGCGAGGTGCAGGCTGGAGTGGCTCATGGCAGCTCGCTGCCGGCGGCTGAGGACCGGGAGGGACGGGGATGCGCGGTGACCGGTGTTGCGAGGGCAAGGCCGTAGCGCTGAAGGGAGTCGGTCCACCAGTGCTCCAACTGGAGATCCACGGCCGCTAGTTCGGCTGCCAATCCGGACGGCCGGAACTTGGCGGAGATCTCGGTGCGCATCTCCTCGCCGGCCGCGAAGTCCACCGCGAGATCGAGGACAGGGACCTTCACGGTCTGGGCCTTGCGGGACCGCAGCCGCATCTCGATCCACTCGTTCGTCGCATCCCACCAGGCGACATGCACGAAGGCGTCGGTGTTGAAGTCCGCGCCGAGTTCGCGGTTGATGACGCTCAGCACGTTCTTGTTGAATTCCGCCGTCACCCCGGCCGCGTCGTCGTACGCCGCCAGGAGCACCGACTCGTCCTTGACGAGGTCCACGCCGAGCAGCAGCGCGTCTCCAGGCTCCAGAAACTCCCGTACGGAGCTGAGGAATACCGCCCGCTCCGCAGGAAGCAGGTTGCCGAGCGTGCCGCCGAGGAACGCGACCAGCCGCGGGCCTTGTGTAGGGGGCAGCAGCAGCCCGGTGGTGAAGTCGACGATCTGTCCGTGCACCCGCAGCGCCGGACGCTCAGCGGCCAGTGCCCGCCCGGCCTGTACCAGGGCGCTCTCGCTGACGTCGACCGGCACGTACATGTCGAGGTCCGGCAGTTCATCCAGCAGGTGGCGGGTCTTGTCCGATGAGCCGGAGCCCAGCTCGATCAGGGTCCGCGCCCCGGTGACCGAGGCGATCTCGTCGGCACGGGCCAGCAGGATCTCCCGCTCGGCGCGCGTCGGGTAGTACTCGTCCAGGGCGGTGATCTGCTCGAAGAGCGCGCTGCCCCGGGCGTCGTAGAACCACTTGGGCGGCAGCGTCTTCAGGCTCTGGGGCAGTCCGTTGAGGACGTCGGCGCGCAGCGCGGTGTCGGTGGCGTCCTCGGGCAAGGTGCGGGTCAGCTGGAACGGGCTCACGTAAGGAGCTCCTTTGAAAGGGCGGGCTCAGCCACCGGTGGGCGGGAGGGGGCGTCGGCCGCGGGCCGGCGGCCGCCGGTGACGAGGACGAGGCAGGCCGCGGTCGCGCCGGCAGGCAGCAGCGCCATGGTCGGGAGGAGTCCGGCGACGGCGGCGCCCAGCGCGCACCCCACGTCGAGGGCAGCCACCAACAGCGCATGCGCCTCGGTGACATGTCCGGGCGGGGCGTACGAGCTGGTCTCGACGAATGCGCCGGCGAGCAGTGGGGCCATGGCCAGGCCGGGCAG
Proteins encoded in this window:
- the egtD gene encoding L-histidine N(alpha)-methyltransferase, encoding MSPFQLTRTLPEDATDTALRADVLNGLPQSLKTLPPKWFYDARGSALFEQITALDEYYPTRAEREILLARADEIASVTGARTLIELGSGSSDKTRHLLDELPDLDMYVPVDVSESALVQAGRALAAERPALRVHGQIVDFTTGLLLPPTQGPRLVAFLGGTLGNLLPAERAVFLSSVREFLEPGDALLLGVDLVKDESVLLAAYDDAAGVTAEFNKNVLSVINRELGADFNTDAFVHVAWWDATNEWIEMRLRSRKAQTVKVPVLDLAVDFAAGEEMRTEISAKFRPSGLAAELAAVDLQLEHWWTDSLQRYGLALATPVTAHPRPSRSSAAGSELP
- a CDS encoding SH3 domain-containing protein codes for the protein MNSTDMTSTRPTARRTRRLGIAAATMAMGAAATLMAAPSASAVGSSACNAGGAIGNWKTIKSNVNLRNGPGTGYYSKGQLAKGTVINMKCTWLSKDGKKYWYYGKVRTGYHKGAWGWISWKYAAIA
- a CDS encoding IS5 family transposase (programmed frameshift), with product MVRRHELTDAQWRVVEPLLPVNGSPGGQWANHRRVVNGVLYRARTGVPWPDLPERYGPWQTVYERHRRWSADGTWQRILAELQIEADASDPDGALARSAQKGAEWAVNIDSTSCRAHQHAAGARHQPPRLPAKGGGARVEADGREALGRSRGGLTCKVHLLADDRARPLVWQTSPGQRGDNPMLVPVLESLRIRRSGPGRPRIRPDRLRGDKAYSSRDTRAYLRRRHIKATIAQPRDQRERRRRQGRAGGRPPAFDKDQYRHRSAVERCVSKWKQFRAVASRYDKRDYIFNGTLTVAAIAIWLHDTVQEPSETA
- a CDS encoding glutathione synthetase, encoding MALAAPAPTAAPPAHRSGTAAVISPAGAGDLYLPALARHGWNTVAVSTPTARPPADTDGYLRHLTHRGGLRRTAARLAHLGVQAVIAGSPAGAELADRLADRLHLPGNAPESAYIRRDTGFTTAALLDSGITAPRSIRTSRLANALKWAAFTQVTGLVLQHPNPDHPHPARYCRTPDDIAYAWAHLRHSTNQPLVLREHLTGTQYRIHTLTGPGPDGSPEHSISAIWSEIRTPDQQVVRTDLLSRHGLLARALALYTMRALTALGVHYGPADATVTFILDRGPALLSLRTSPHADFASDVLRRATGHDPIRDTALLLTAGQRYEAPPQRRAHVTKVALLPRRDGALDPALLRTITTLPTVAATTDLHANTPVRAGQIAGRLLLVANDSRAINQDHQVIRASESIGLYGSPP
- a CDS encoding ATP-grasp domain-containing protein, encoding MNVPGPGRSSSRTSRDLHPYGLNTRQEQPTWTDEPGPLLVVLGAGSRIWRGYTLEHIAARHPVALLDAKPPQWARDLADTTLSVDLADRAAVTRAVRMLADGRGVAGVLTYAENHVELAAQLAEQFMLPGNTPAAVAACRDKYLTRSLLAAAGVPSARSYLVTSAETAVEYAVLLDGPVVIKPRSLAGSAGVHRADTPEQVRAAFESAKSAGLFGIEHTGTPGVLVEEYLDGPEISVECVVLGHGTVHIAAVTRKYLVSEPAFLESGHLVDATDPLLADPQIRDVARAALTAVGITSGVMHVEMRLTGQGPRLIEINARLGGDLIPHLVHLATGLNLPQITADLAMGADPELVPSQSQSAAVELFYPPVAGQITTMTTRMTAAWLDRFTWTADPGDHVTSGDHATVRDRIALAVVTGPDPDTCLQRLRQVEDRNRIHIQPAITTTACVA